From Streptomyces cyaneogriseus subsp. noncyanogenus, the proteins below share one genomic window:
- a CDS encoding cytochrome P450, translating to MPETLTHSSEGQAEWPMPRAATCPFDPPPALKSLQSEAPVSRVRIWDGSTPWLITRYEHTRALLGDPRISSDATRPGFPRTAGSAQSDTRAPLSFINMDDPEHARLRRMVTAPFAIKRIEALRPAVQRIVDDSIDTMLAGPKPVDLVEALALPIPSLVICELLGVPYEDHDLFQHNTKVLVKLSTAREESAAALTALTDYLERLLTSKLERPGNDLLSDIATRRVATGELTQREAARMGVLLLIAGHETTANMIALGTCALLQNPDQLALLRDAPDAKTTASAVEELLRYLNITHNGRRRVALEDIEIGGETIRAGDGLIIAGDIANRDPDVFPDPDRLDITRNARRHVAFGFGVHQCLGQPLARLELQVVYSTLYRRIPALALAIEPDQVRYKHDGAVYGVYELPVTW from the coding sequence ATGCCCGAGACCTTGACGCATTCGTCGGAGGGCCAGGCGGAATGGCCCATGCCCAGGGCCGCCACATGCCCTTTCGACCCGCCCCCCGCCTTGAAGTCCCTCCAGTCCGAGGCCCCCGTCTCCCGGGTGCGCATCTGGGACGGGAGCACACCCTGGCTGATCACCCGCTACGAGCACACGCGCGCCCTGCTCGGGGACCCGCGGATCAGCTCCGACGCCACACGCCCCGGCTTCCCGCGCACCGCCGGCTCCGCCCAGTCCGACACCAGAGCCCCCCTGTCCTTCATCAACATGGACGACCCGGAACACGCCCGGCTGCGCCGCATGGTGACGGCACCCTTCGCCATCAAGAGGATCGAGGCGCTGCGGCCCGCCGTCCAGCGCATCGTGGACGACTCGATCGACACCATGCTCGCGGGGCCGAAGCCGGTCGACCTGGTCGAGGCATTGGCACTGCCGATCCCCAGCCTCGTCATCTGCGAGCTCCTCGGAGTCCCCTACGAGGACCACGACCTGTTCCAGCACAACACCAAGGTGCTGGTGAAGCTCAGCACGGCGCGTGAAGAGTCCGCTGCCGCGCTCACCGCGCTCACCGACTACCTGGAGCGGCTGCTGACCTCGAAGCTGGAGCGTCCCGGGAACGATCTGCTGTCCGACATCGCGACCCGGCGGGTGGCCACCGGAGAGCTGACCCAGCGTGAGGCGGCCCGTATGGGGGTTCTGCTGCTGATCGCCGGCCACGAGACCACCGCGAACATGATCGCGCTCGGCACCTGCGCACTGCTGCAGAACCCGGACCAGCTCGCCCTCCTCCGCGACGCCCCGGACGCGAAGACGACGGCGTCCGCCGTCGAGGAGCTGCTGCGCTACCTGAACATCACCCACAACGGACGGCGCCGTGTCGCCCTGGAGGACATCGAGATCGGCGGTGAGACCATCCGGGCGGGCGATGGCCTGATCATCGCCGGTGACATCGCCAACCGTGACCCCGACGTCTTCCCCGACCCCGACCGGCTGGACATCACCCGCAACGCACGCCGGCACGTCGCCTTCGGCTTCGGCGTGCACCAGTGCCTGGGCCAGCCCCTGGCCCGCCTCGAGCTCCAGGTCGTCTACAGCACCCTGTACCGGCGCATCCCCGCCCTCGCCCTGGCCATCGAGCCCGACCAGGTGCGGTACAAGCACGACGGCGCCGTCTACGGCGTCTACGAACTCCCCGTCACCTGGTGA
- a CDS encoding ferredoxin — translation MHVEVDQPKCVASGQCVMLAPGVFDQDDDGIVELLDADPAPEHHDDVRESAAVCPAAAIRLTEK, via the coding sequence ATGCACGTTGAGGTCGACCAGCCCAAGTGCGTCGCGTCCGGCCAGTGCGTCATGCTGGCGCCCGGCGTCTTCGACCAGGACGACGACGGCATCGTCGAACTGCTCGACGCCGACCCGGCGCCCGAACACCACGACGACGTGCGGGAGTCGGCGGCCGTCTGCCCGGCGGCCGCGATCCGCCTGACGGAGAAGTGA
- a CDS encoding rhodanese-like domain-containing protein codes for MPTTSLTADQANARLHELTVIDVRTPGEYASGHLPGAHNIPLDDLDAALPALKTAAARGDLLIVCASGNRSATACRRLADQGIAAATLTGGTTAWTRLGHGIQRSVGARAPWAMERQVRLAAGTLVLTGLIAGERRSAARWLSAGVAGGLIFSALTNTCGMAKILAKLPHNQAKATDLAATLATLTR; via the coding sequence GTGCCGACCACCTCCCTCACCGCCGACCAGGCCAACGCCCGCCTGCACGAGCTGACCGTCATCGACGTGCGTACCCCCGGCGAATACGCGTCCGGTCACCTGCCCGGCGCCCACAACATCCCCCTCGACGACCTCGATGCCGCCCTGCCCGCCCTGAAGACCGCCGCGGCCCGCGGTGACCTCCTCATCGTGTGTGCCTCCGGCAACCGCTCCGCGACCGCCTGCCGGCGCCTGGCCGACCAGGGAATCGCCGCAGCCACCCTCACCGGCGGCACCACGGCGTGGACACGACTCGGCCACGGCATCCAGCGCTCCGTCGGCGCCCGCGCACCCTGGGCCATGGAACGCCAGGTCCGCCTCGCCGCCGGAACGCTGGTCCTGACCGGCCTGATCGCCGGAGAACGCCGGAGTGCGGCCCGCTGGCTCTCCGCGGGCGTCGCCGGGGGCCTGATCTTCTCCGCCCTCACCAACACCTGCGGCATGGCCAAGATCCTCGCCAAGCTCCCCCACAACCAGGCCAAGGCCACAGACCTGGCGGCCACCCTCGCCACCCTGACCCGCTGA
- a CDS encoding metal-sensitive transcriptional regulator, producing the protein MELTMAAEELKTVVNRLRRAQGQIAGVIKMIEEGRDCEDVVTQLAAASRALDKAGFAIIATGLQHCLTDADMAASGDREQMRTRLEKLFLSLA; encoded by the coding sequence GTGGAACTGACGATGGCGGCCGAGGAACTGAAGACGGTGGTCAACCGGCTGCGCCGGGCGCAGGGTCAGATCGCCGGCGTGATCAAGATGATCGAGGAGGGTCGGGACTGCGAGGACGTCGTCACGCAGCTCGCCGCGGCGTCCCGGGCTCTGGACAAGGCCGGTTTCGCGATCATCGCCACCGGTCTGCAACACTGCCTGACCGACGCGGACATGGCCGCCTCCGGTGACCGGGAGCAGATGCGTACGCGGCTGGAGAAGCTGTTCCTGTCCCTGGCCTGA